A genomic segment from Comamonas terrigena NBRC 13299 encodes:
- the hrpA gene encoding ATP-dependent RNA helicase HrpA, giving the protein MSLKITFPEQLPVSSRRDEIMEAMDRHQVIIVCGETGSGKTTQLPKIALALGRGKINAVPDDKGVVRGHLIGHTQPRRIAASSVAKRIAEELNTPLGEVVGYKVRFQDTLQKNASVKLMTDGILLAETQTDPLLKAYDTLIIDEAHERSLNIDFLLGYLRQILPQRPDLKVVVTSATIDADRFAKHFEGKDGPAPVIMVSGRTYPVEMRYRPFEGEKDKDLNDAIAEGVDELWAGGKGGDILIFLPGEREIREAADHVRKHLQHSPTLRSAEVLPLFSRLSQAEQDRIFDGHTGRRIVLATNVAETSLTVPGIRYVIDAGTARVKRYSFRSKVEQLLVEPISQAAANQRAGRCGRVANGICIRLYDEVDFNGRDKFTDPEILRSSLAGVILRMKALGLGDVVHFPFLEAPSGRAIADGYQLLAELGAVDERGNLLAMGKELSRLPLDPRVGRMILEARARGALSEVLVIASALSVQDVRDRPMEAQQQADQAHAKFDDEKSEFTGYLRLWKWLQDARGGKVVAKSRAEMAAQHQPAAKPSARSQAFLPVSQRGSGAQVEGTVEERLALFNPAEPAQEATHKISNRQWEQLLRQNFVNIRRVREWRDIHSQLLTVVKEQKWLLNNEAAGYEAVHLSMLSGLLGNIGYKGEENESYLGAHGIKFHPHPGAHLSKKPGRWIVAAEQVETSRLYGRGIAAIEPQWLEEVGGHLLRKQLLDPHWSKKQADVVALERATLYGLVVYNGRRVSYGRIDPHEARNLFIRQALVAGEWETKWHFLPANLKLMRKVEELEHKSRRQDVLVDDELIFAFYDQQLPRDVYSGATFDHWFRLQSKGNPELLRLSKDELMRHEAAGITTDNFPKLVKLGGVDCAAAYLHSPGDARDGVTVTVPLFVLNQVSEERAEWLVPGMLKDKIQALLKSLPQRPRSRFVPLPENAARLAALFTSVERWAQGGLIDVLLKQVRDETSLDVKRADFKLDMLSPHLFMNFRITDEHGRQLGQGRNLGALKAEWGVKARGAFQALASLKVAAVVQGQSESAQKAPHPAQAGAPAAAKAGGAACKPDKSVPAQAHDTRYKEWGFGELPELMEIKKGGTTLIGFPALIDHGDAVGIEVFDEPEVAAAKHRVGLRRLFALQIRDALKYLEKNIPDLQKMAVAYMPLGTQEELRGQIIDVAIDRAFLQDPLPANEADFKQRVQDGRGRLTLIANEVARMSATILTEYAAAARKIKDTKNAPEATKDAGEQLHKLVPKNFIAVAPWSQLGHYARYLKAITTRLDKYRADPARDAAKLKELQPMEQRYWRLVAERKGQVDARMQEYRWMLEELRVSFFAQELRTPYPVSTKRLDKVWQQLQH; this is encoded by the coding sequence ATGTCTTTGAAGATCACCTTCCCCGAGCAACTCCCCGTATCCAGCCGCCGTGACGAGATCATGGAGGCCATGGACCGCCACCAGGTCATCATCGTCTGTGGCGAGACGGGCTCGGGCAAGACCACGCAGCTGCCCAAGATCGCGCTGGCGCTGGGCCGCGGCAAGATCAATGCGGTGCCGGACGACAAGGGCGTGGTGCGCGGCCACCTGATCGGCCACACCCAGCCGCGCCGGATTGCGGCCAGCTCGGTCGCCAAGCGCATTGCCGAGGAGCTGAACACGCCGCTGGGCGAGGTGGTGGGCTACAAGGTGCGTTTCCAGGACACGCTGCAGAAGAACGCCTCGGTCAAGCTGATGACGGACGGCATCCTGCTGGCCGAAACCCAGACCGATCCGCTGCTCAAGGCCTATGACACGCTGATCATCGACGAGGCGCACGAGCGCAGCCTGAACATCGACTTTCTGCTGGGCTATCTGCGGCAGATCCTGCCCCAGCGCCCCGACCTGAAGGTGGTGGTGACCTCGGCCACCATCGATGCCGACCGCTTTGCCAAGCACTTTGAAGGCAAGGACGGGCCTGCGCCGGTGATCATGGTCTCGGGCCGGACCTACCCGGTGGAGATGCGCTATCGCCCGTTCGAGGGTGAGAAGGACAAGGACCTGAACGACGCCATTGCCGAGGGCGTTGACGAGCTGTGGGCCGGCGGCAAGGGGGGCGACATCCTGATCTTCCTGCCCGGCGAGCGCGAAATCCGCGAAGCGGCAGACCATGTGCGCAAGCACCTGCAGCATTCGCCCACCTTGCGCAGCGCCGAAGTGCTGCCGCTGTTCTCGCGCCTGTCGCAGGCCGAGCAGGACCGGATCTTCGACGGCCACACCGGCCGGCGCATCGTGCTGGCCACGAACGTGGCGGAAACCTCGCTGACGGTGCCGGGCATACGCTATGTCATTGACGCCGGTACGGCGCGCGTGAAGCGCTATTCCTTCCGCAGCAAGGTGGAGCAGCTGCTGGTAGAGCCGATTTCGCAGGCCGCCGCCAACCAGCGCGCCGGCCGCTGCGGCCGGGTGGCCAACGGTATCTGCATCCGCCTGTATGACGAGGTGGATTTCAACGGCCGCGACAAATTCACCGACCCGGAAATCCTGCGCAGCTCGCTGGCCGGGGTGATTCTGCGCATGAAGGCGCTGGGCCTGGGCGATGTGGTGCATTTCCCGTTCCTGGAAGCGCCTTCGGGCCGCGCCATTGCCGATGGCTACCAGCTGCTGGCCGAACTGGGCGCGGTGGACGAGCGCGGCAATCTGCTGGCCATGGGCAAGGAGCTGTCGCGCCTGCCGCTGGACCCGCGCGTGGGCCGCATGATTCTGGAGGCGCGTGCGCGTGGTGCGCTGTCGGAGGTGCTGGTGATTGCCTCGGCGCTGTCGGTGCAGGATGTGCGCGACCGGCCCATGGAGGCCCAGCAGCAGGCCGACCAGGCGCATGCCAAGTTCGACGACGAAAAAAGCGAATTCACCGGCTACCTGCGGCTGTGGAAATGGCTGCAGGACGCGCGTGGCGGCAAGGTGGTGGCCAAGAGCCGCGCCGAGATGGCGGCGCAGCACCAGCCCGCGGCCAAGCCCAGCGCCCGCAGCCAGGCCTTTTTGCCGGTGAGCCAGCGCGGCAGCGGCGCCCAGGTGGAAGGCACGGTGGAGGAGCGGCTGGCGCTGTTCAACCCTGCCGAGCCGGCGCAGGAGGCCACGCACAAGATCAGCAACCGCCAGTGGGAGCAGTTGCTGCGCCAGAACTTCGTCAACATCCGCCGCGTGCGCGAGTGGCGCGACATCCATTCGCAGCTGCTCACCGTGGTCAAGGAGCAGAAATGGCTGCTCAACAACGAGGCTGCCGGCTATGAGGCCGTGCATCTGTCGATGCTGTCCGGCCTGCTGGGCAACATCGGCTACAAGGGTGAGGAAAACGAAAGCTACCTGGGTGCGCACGGCATCAAGTTCCACCCCCACCCCGGCGCCCACCTGTCCAAGAAGCCGGGCCGCTGGATCGTGGCGGCCGAGCAGGTGGAGACCTCGCGCCTGTACGGCCGGGGCATTGCCGCGATCGAGCCGCAGTGGCTGGAGGAAGTGGGCGGGCACCTGCTGCGCAAGCAGCTGCTGGACCCGCACTGGAGCAAGAAGCAGGCGGATGTGGTGGCACTGGAGCGCGCCACGCTCTACGGCCTGGTGGTCTACAACGGCCGGCGCGTGAGCTACGGCCGCATCGATCCGCACGAGGCGCGCAATCTGTTCATCCGCCAGGCGCTGGTGGCCGGGGAGTGGGAAACCAAATGGCATTTCCTGCCCGCCAACCTGAAGCTGATGCGCAAGGTGGAGGAGCTGGAGCACAAGAGCCGCCGCCAGGACGTGCTGGTGGACGACGAGCTGATCTTTGCCTTCTACGACCAGCAGCTGCCGCGCGATGTGTACAGCGGCGCCACGTTCGACCACTGGTTCCGCCTGCAGAGCAAGGGCAACCCCGAGCTGCTGCGCCTGTCCAAGGACGAGCTGATGCGCCACGAGGCGGCCGGCATCACCACCGACAACTTCCCCAAGCTGGTCAAGCTCGGCGGGGTGGACTGCGCGGCGGCCTATCTGCACAGCCCGGGCGATGCACGCGACGGCGTGACGGTGACCGTGCCGCTGTTCGTGCTGAACCAGGTGTCGGAAGAGCGGGCCGAATGGCTGGTGCCCGGCATGCTGAAAGACAAGATCCAGGCCCTGCTCAAGAGCCTGCCGCAGCGCCCGCGCAGCCGCTTTGTGCCGCTGCCCGAAAACGCGGCGCGGCTGGCCGCGCTGTTCACCAGCGTGGAGCGCTGGGCGCAGGGCGGGCTGATCGATGTGCTGCTCAAGCAGGTGCGCGACGAGACTTCGCTGGATGTGAAGCGCGCCGATTTCAAGCTGGACATGCTGAGCCCGCACCTGTTCATGAACTTCCGCATCACGGACGAGCATGGCCGCCAGCTGGGCCAGGGACGCAATCTGGGCGCGCTCAAGGCCGAGTGGGGCGTGAAGGCGCGCGGGGCGTTCCAGGCGCTGGCCTCCCTGAAGGTGGCTGCCGTGGTGCAGGGCCAGTCGGAGTCCGCGCAGAAGGCGCCGCACCCGGCCCAGGCCGGTGCGCCCGCTGCGGCCAAGGCGGGCGGCGCCGCCTGCAAGCCCGACAAGAGCGTGCCCGCGCAGGCCCATGACACCCGCTACAAGGAATGGGGTTTCGGCGAGCTGCCCGAGCTGATGGAAATCAAGAAGGGCGGCACCACGCTGATCGGTTTCCCGGCGCTGATCGACCATGGCGATGCCGTCGGCATCGAGGTGTTCGACGAGCCCGAGGTGGCGGCTGCCAAGCACCGCGTGGGCCTGCGCCGCCTGTTTGCGCTGCAGATCCGCGATGCGCTGAAGTACCTGGAAAAGAACATTCCCGATCTGCAGAAGATGGCCGTGGCCTATATGCCGCTGGGCACGCAGGAGGAGCTGCGCGGCCAGATCATCGACGTGGCCATTGACCGGGCGTTCCTGCAGGACCCGCTGCCGGCCAACGAGGCCGATTTCAAGCAGCGCGTGCAGGACGGCCGGGGGCGCCTGACCCTGATCGCCAACGAGGTGGCGCGCATGAGCGCCACCATCCTGACCGAATACGCGGCGGCCGCACGCAAGATCAAGGACACCAAGAACGCGCCCGAGGCCACCAAGGATGCGGGCGAGCAGCTGCACAAGCTGGTGCCCAAGAATTTCATCGCCGTGGCGCCGTGGAGCCAGCTGGGCCACTACGCGCGCTATCTGAAGGCCATCACCACGCGGCTGGACAAGTACCGCGCCGACCCGGCCCGCGATGCCGCTAAGCTCAAGGAGCTGCAGCCCATGGAGCAGCGCTACTGGCGCCTGGTGGCCGAGCGCAAGGGCCAGGTCGACGCCCGCATGCAGGAATACCGCTGGATGCTGGAAGAGCTGCGCGTGAGCTTTTTCGCGCAGGAGCTGCGCACGCCGTACCCGGTCAGCACCAAGCGGCTGGACAAGGTCTGGCAGCAGCTGCAGCACTGA
- a CDS encoding metallophosphoesterase has protein sequence MIFYSLILVPIIALWLWWPLHRPARRAFWWALTATMVLGALPALLILAMRQTTLSYQVIAHLQVGSGLVLSAIVLSILLALLRDLAWLLSWKAGWRRLAQGLRQPMWTVAGAALALLVSAYGVLQALKVPEVRTQEITLPRLPAELDGLRVAVIADIHASPVNNARYVQALVDRTQAARPDLIVLPGDMVDGDVATQAANIAPLAQLQAPYGVWFAPGNHEYYSGYNAWAKEFRRLGLHYLENQTERLQIRGRTLAVSGLGDPAYGRLSNQNDNPAVAEGLPPDIAAVQQQAQGADVHLLLAHQPKPARDYAQHGVDLQIAGHTHGGHIRGLDQLLIAPANNGYVRGLYQVGPMQLFVSSGAGLWAGFAVRLGVPSSIDLLVLRSPSATTKP, from the coding sequence ATGATTTTCTACTCCCTGATTCTGGTGCCCATCATCGCGCTGTGGCTGTGGTGGCCCCTGCACCGGCCGGCCCGCCGCGCCTTCTGGTGGGCGCTGACGGCCACCATGGTGCTGGGCGCCCTGCCCGCGCTGCTGATCCTGGCCATGCGCCAGACCACGCTCAGCTACCAGGTGATTGCCCATCTGCAGGTGGGCAGCGGCCTGGTGCTGTCCGCCATCGTGCTGTCCATCCTGCTGGCCTTGCTGCGCGATCTGGCCTGGCTGCTGTCCTGGAAGGCCGGCTGGCGCCGCCTGGCCCAGGGCCTGCGCCAGCCGATGTGGACCGTGGCCGGCGCGGCCCTGGCCCTGCTGGTGTCTGCCTACGGGGTGCTGCAGGCGCTGAAGGTGCCCGAGGTGCGCACCCAGGAGATCACGCTGCCGCGCCTGCCCGCCGAGCTGGACGGCCTGCGCGTGGCCGTGATTGCCGACATCCACGCCAGCCCGGTCAACAACGCCCGCTATGTGCAGGCCCTGGTGGACCGCACCCAGGCGGCCCGGCCCGACCTGATCGTGCTGCCCGGCGACATGGTGGACGGCGACGTCGCCACCCAGGCCGCCAACATCGCCCCGCTGGCCCAGCTGCAGGCCCCGTACGGCGTGTGGTTTGCCCCCGGCAACCACGAGTACTACAGCGGCTACAACGCCTGGGCCAAGGAATTCCGCCGCCTGGGCCTGCACTATCTGGAAAACCAGACCGAGCGCCTGCAGATCCGCGGCCGCACGCTGGCCGTCTCCGGCCTGGGCGACCCGGCCTATGGCCGCCTGTCCAACCAGAACGACAACCCCGCCGTGGCCGAAGGCCTGCCCCCCGACATCGCCGCCGTGCAGCAGCAGGCCCAGGGCGCGGACGTGCACCTGCTGCTGGCACACCAGCCCAAGCCCGCACGCGACTATGCCCAGCATGGCGTGGACCTGCAGATTGCCGGCCACACCCATGGCGGCCACATCCGGGGGCTGGACCAGCTGCTGATCGCACCGGCCAACAACGGCTATGTGCGCGGCCTGTACCAGGTCGGCCCGATGCAACTGTTTGTCAGCAGCGGCGCCGGGCTGTGGGCCGGTTTTGCCGTGCGCCTGGGCGTGCCCTCCAGCATCGACCTGCTGGTGCTGCGCAGCCCCTCCGCAACCACCAAGCCCTGA
- a CDS encoding MFS transporter, translating into MSALPPAVSPPATPTPPAAPAAPSRNLGLLVAAQSLGGASPPIIISLGGLVGQQLSSDPAAATLPVSLYQLGLALSTLPAAWLMHRCGRRTAYLLGAVMGVLSGLVAAQGIVHSNFLMFCLGTALAGFYGACVQSYRFAATDSVSEPSRQAQAISRVMVGGLIAAIIGPQVVIWTRDTLPMTPFAGSFYSQALLALMALPLLLGLRLPPPPRKAVATGVRPLAQIARTPQFVVAAAAGVVSYGLMAFLMTAAPMAMVGCGHSVGEAALGIQWHVLAMFAPSFVTGKLIARYGKRRITALGLVLIGASGLMALAGLELTHFWGSLVLLGLGWNLGFIGATALLTECYRPSERAKVQALNDFLVFGTVAVASFGSGQLLHSAGWDAINAGMLPLIALVLVLLVASGRAARSGGSASA; encoded by the coding sequence ATGTCTGCCCTGCCGCCCGCTGTCTCCCCTCCTGCTACACCCACACCACCTGCGGCACCTGCCGCGCCCTCTCGCAACCTGGGCCTGCTGGTGGCCGCCCAGTCCCTGGGAGGCGCCTCGCCTCCCATCATCATTTCGCTGGGAGGGCTGGTGGGCCAGCAGCTGTCCAGCGACCCGGCCGCCGCCACGCTGCCGGTCAGCCTCTACCAACTGGGCCTGGCCCTGTCCACCTTGCCGGCCGCATGGCTGATGCACCGCTGTGGGCGGCGCACGGCCTATCTGCTGGGGGCGGTGATGGGCGTGCTGTCCGGCCTGGTGGCGGCCCAGGGCATCGTCCATTCCAACTTCCTGATGTTCTGCCTGGGCACGGCACTGGCCGGCTTTTACGGCGCCTGCGTGCAGAGCTACCGCTTTGCCGCCACCGACTCGGTGAGCGAACCCAGCCGCCAAGCGCAGGCGATTTCGCGGGTGATGGTGGGCGGGCTGATCGCCGCCATCATCGGCCCGCAGGTGGTGATCTGGACGCGCGACACCCTGCCGATGACCCCGTTTGCCGGCAGCTTCTACAGCCAGGCCCTGCTGGCACTGATGGCACTGCCGCTGCTGCTGGGCCTGCGCCTGCCGCCCCCGCCGCGCAAGGCCGTGGCCACCGGCGTCCGGCCGCTGGCCCAGATCGCCCGCACGCCGCAGTTTGTGGTGGCCGCTGCGGCCGGCGTGGTGAGCTATGGCCTGATGGCCTTCCTGATGACGGCCGCCCCCATGGCCATGGTCGGCTGCGGCCACAGCGTGGGCGAGGCGGCGCTGGGCATCCAGTGGCATGTGCTGGCCATGTTCGCCCCCAGCTTCGTTACCGGCAAGCTGATTGCCCGCTACGGCAAGCGCCGCATCACGGCCCTGGGTCTGGTGCTGATCGGGGCTTCGGGCCTGATGGCCCTGGCAGGGCTGGAGCTGACCCATTTCTGGGGCTCGCTGGTGCTGCTGGGCCTGGGCTGGAACCTGGGCTTCATCGGCGCCACAGCCTTGCTGACCGAGTGCTACCGCCCCAGCGAACGCGCCAAGGTCCAGGCGCTGAACGACTTTCTGGTGTTCGGCACCGTGGCCGTGGCCTCGTTCGGCTCCGGCCAGCTGCTGCACAGCGCGGGCTGGGACGCCATCAACGCCGGCATGCTGCCGCTGATCGCACTGGTGCTGGTGCTGCTGGTCGCGTCGGGGCGTGCCGCCCGCAGCGGCGGGTCCGCGTCGGCCTGA
- a CDS encoding HPP family protein encodes MQLGNGWKPAVAPAARLDVLRVGLGAGLGLVLAAALVQLALWAGWQGSWALFAPLGATAVLVFAVHTGPLSQPWSCVVGNTVAALWALLVVRWWPQQALGWLLPAVAVGGAIAWMQITRALHPPGGAVALLLALEAQHGVLHGWSYALAPIGLLTLVLVLLGVAYHRAWGKHYPLQPAAPAAAAKAQHLPSDDLSQADLQALLARFDQDYNLTAQELGQLVRAAEEQAIARRFGSVRCGQVMSARLWTCGPQDGLGQLAAQFQQHPIKSLPVVDAQGRLLGVVARGALFDWLWQQRQPDAEARRQRRTWRLWGKKPPAAAPACAADLMQAAPLTVQDDTPVAELLETLAVHTVPFVAVLRQGQLAGLITRTDIMRILLR; translated from the coding sequence ATGCAATTGGGAAATGGATGGAAGCCTGCCGTGGCCCCAGCCGCACGGCTGGATGTGCTGCGGGTTGGCCTGGGAGCGGGCCTGGGCCTGGTGCTGGCGGCGGCCCTGGTGCAGCTGGCGCTGTGGGCGGGCTGGCAGGGCAGCTGGGCACTGTTTGCGCCGCTGGGTGCGACGGCGGTGCTGGTGTTTGCGGTGCACACCGGCCCGCTGTCCCAGCCCTGGTCCTGTGTGGTGGGCAACACGGTGGCGGCGCTGTGGGCCTTGCTGGTGGTGCGCTGGTGGCCGCAGCAGGCCCTGGGCTGGCTGCTGCCGGCAGTCGCCGTGGGTGGGGCCATTGCCTGGATGCAGATCACGCGTGCACTGCACCCGCCGGGCGGCGCCGTGGCCCTGCTGCTGGCGCTGGAAGCCCAGCACGGCGTGCTCCACGGCTGGAGCTATGCCTTGGCCCCCATCGGCTTGCTGACCCTGGTGCTGGTGCTGCTGGGCGTGGCCTATCACCGCGCCTGGGGCAAGCACTATCCGCTGCAGCCGGCAGCGCCCGCCGCAGCGGCCAAGGCCCAGCACCTGCCGTCGGACGACCTGTCCCAGGCCGATCTGCAGGCGCTGCTGGCGCGCTTTGACCAGGACTACAACCTGACCGCCCAGGAACTGGGCCAGCTGGTGCGCGCGGCCGAAGAGCAGGCCATTGCCCGGCGCTTTGGCAGCGTGCGCTGCGGCCAGGTGATGAGCGCCAGGCTGTGGACCTGCGGCCCGCAGGACGGCCTGGGGCAGCTGGCGGCGCAGTTTCAGCAGCACCCCATCAAGAGCCTGCCGGTGGTGGACGCCCAAGGCCGCCTGCTGGGTGTGGTGGCGCGCGGTGCCTTGTTCGACTGGCTGTGGCAGCAGCGCCAGCCCGATGCCGAGGCCCGGCGCCAGCGCCGCACCTGGCGGCTGTGGGGCAAAAAGCCCCCGGCTGCGGCACCCGCCTGCGCGGCCGATCTGATGCAGGCCGCGCCGCTGACGGTGCAGGACGACACCCCGGTGGCCGAGCTGCTGGAGACGCTGGCCGTGCACACCGTGCCGTTTGTGGCCGTGCTGCGTCAGGGCCAGCTGGCGGGGCTGATCACCCGCACCGACATCATGCGCATTCTGCTGCGCTGA
- the hmpA gene encoding NO-inducible flavohemoprotein: MLTDRQRAIVKSTVPLLETGGEALTTHFYRLMLAESAEVQPLFNSVHQQTGAQPRALARSVLMYAKHIDDLSGLGDLPAQIIHKHVSLQVQPEHYPIVGGFLLRAIREVLGAEVATDEVIDAWAAAYGQLADILIGAEKASYDANAQAPGGWKGVRRFVVAAKQAETPEITSFTLQPEDGAGVLAYQPGQFIGLRVVVEGKEQRRNYSLSQAADGRSLRISVKREAQGVVSGHLHDQVQTGDVLEVFPPAGHFTLDDSAKPLVLMAAGVGITPLMAMLQQALPTGRPITFIHCARSPEQQAFRSELLALAAQHPQLWLRFGYEQDAGPSPAADVEVAEGLPDAALLTRWLPAVRDVQAYYLGPVGFMRLAKQVLQRAGVPDAQARCEFFGPAESLA; this comes from the coding sequence ATGCTGACCGACCGCCAACGCGCCATTGTCAAATCCACCGTGCCCCTGCTGGAAACCGGGGGCGAAGCCCTGACCACCCATTTCTACCGGCTGATGCTGGCCGAAAGCGCCGAGGTGCAGCCGCTGTTCAACAGCGTGCACCAGCAGACGGGGGCCCAGCCGCGTGCGCTGGCGCGCAGCGTGCTGATGTATGCCAAACATATCGACGATCTGTCCGGCCTGGGCGATCTGCCGGCGCAGATCATCCACAAGCATGTGTCGCTGCAGGTGCAGCCCGAGCACTACCCCATTGTGGGCGGCTTCCTGCTGCGGGCCATCCGCGAAGTGCTGGGGGCGGAGGTGGCCACCGACGAGGTGATCGACGCCTGGGCCGCCGCCTACGGGCAGCTGGCGGACATCCTGATCGGCGCCGAAAAGGCCAGCTACGACGCCAATGCCCAGGCGCCGGGCGGCTGGAAGGGCGTGCGCCGCTTTGTGGTGGCCGCTAAACAGGCCGAGACCCCGGAGATCACCAGCTTCACGCTGCAGCCCGAGGACGGCGCTGGGGTGCTGGCCTACCAGCCGGGCCAGTTCATCGGTCTGCGCGTGGTGGTGGAAGGCAAGGAGCAGCGCCGCAACTATTCGCTGTCCCAGGCGGCGGATGGGCGCAGCCTGCGCATCAGCGTCAAGCGCGAGGCGCAGGGCGTGGTCTCCGGCCACCTGCACGACCAGGTGCAGACCGGTGATGTGCTGGAGGTCTTCCCGCCGGCCGGCCACTTCACCCTGGACGACAGCGCCAAGCCCCTGGTGCTGATGGCCGCCGGCGTGGGTATCACGCCGCTGATGGCCATGCTGCAGCAGGCCCTGCCTACGGGCCGGCCCATCACCTTCATCCACTGCGCCCGCAGCCCAGAGCAGCAGGCCTTCCGCAGCGAGCTGCTGGCCCTGGCGGCGCAGCACCCCCAGCTGTGGCTGCGCTTTGGCTACGAGCAGGACGCCGGCCCGTCGCCGGCGGCCGACGTGGAAGTGGCCGAGGGCCTGCCGGATGCCGCGCTGCTGACCCGCTGGCTGCCCGCGGTGCGCGATGTGCAGGCCTACTACCTGGGGCCTGTGGGCTTCATGCGCCTGGCCAAGCAGGTGCTGCAGCGCGCCGGCGTGCCGGATGCGCAGGCGCGCTGCGAGTTCTTCGGCCCGGCCGAGTCCTTGGCCTGA
- the norR gene encoding nitric oxide reductase transcriptional regulator NorR — MTANALLLNALLPLVAELSSQLPETERYRRLLAALRTVLPADAAALLRCERGADGSDWLRPLAIDGLSPDTLGRRFRLREHPRFAALLAAGQALRFPSDSPLPDPYDGLVAHHSGAPLPVHDCMGCVLQVDGQPWGLLTLDALQPGSFAGDAPLAALQAFSNLAAATVATAARLRQLEQSVHNERQRAEHFRRHAPLAAPRLLGHSSAMRALQRDIATVAASDLAVLITGETGVGKELVAQALHAQSTRADQAFVSINCAALPDQLVESELFGHVRGAFTGAVSDRQGKFEQAHQGTLFLDEVGELPLATQAKLLRVLQSGQIQRLGLDRERTVDVRIIAATNQDLAAAVRDGRMRADFYHRLSVYPLQVPPLRAREGDVLVLAGYFLERTRSQFGLDGVRLEAAAQAALLAHRWPGNVRELEHCIRRAVLHALRRPRPPTAPLGIHAQDLALVPSSKASTHPGDPAEDPGSLPPADPAASAVADPTDTGLRQAVARYERQLVQQALEAHGYRWAPAARALQLDRANLQRLAKRLGLHAPGSPPPLR; from the coding sequence ATGACTGCCAATGCCCTGCTGCTGAACGCCTTGCTGCCCCTGGTGGCCGAACTGTCCAGCCAGCTGCCCGAAACCGAACGCTACCGCCGCCTGCTGGCCGCCCTGCGCACCGTGCTGCCGGCCGATGCCGCCGCCCTGCTGCGCTGCGAGCGCGGCGCCGACGGCAGCGACTGGCTGCGCCCGCTGGCCATCGACGGCCTCAGCCCCGACACCCTGGGCCGGCGCTTTCGCCTGCGCGAACACCCGCGCTTTGCCGCGCTGCTGGCCGCCGGCCAGGCCCTGCGCTTTCCCAGCGACAGCCCCCTGCCCGACCCCTACGACGGCCTGGTGGCCCACCACTCCGGCGCGCCGCTGCCGGTGCACGACTGCATGGGCTGCGTGCTGCAGGTGGACGGCCAGCCCTGGGGGCTGCTGACCCTGGACGCGCTGCAGCCCGGCAGCTTTGCCGGCGACGCCCCGCTGGCCGCACTCCAGGCCTTCAGCAACCTGGCCGCCGCCACCGTGGCCACGGCCGCCCGCCTGCGCCAGCTGGAGCAGTCCGTGCACAACGAACGCCAGCGGGCCGAGCATTTCCGCCGCCACGCCCCGCTGGCCGCGCCCCGGCTGCTGGGCCACAGCAGCGCCATGCGCGCGCTGCAGCGCGACATCGCCACCGTGGCCGCCAGCGATCTGGCGGTGCTGATCACCGGCGAAACCGGCGTGGGCAAGGAACTGGTGGCCCAGGCCCTGCACGCCCAGTCCACCCGGGCCGACCAGGCCTTTGTCAGCATCAACTGCGCCGCCCTTCCCGACCAGCTGGTGGAAAGCGAGCTGTTCGGCCATGTGCGCGGCGCCTTCACCGGCGCGGTGAGCGACCGGCAAGGCAAGTTCGAACAGGCCCACCAGGGCACCCTGTTCCTGGACGAGGTGGGCGAGCTGCCGCTGGCCACCCAGGCCAAGCTGCTGCGCGTGCTGCAAAGCGGCCAGATCCAGCGCCTGGGGCTGGACCGGGAACGCACGGTGGACGTGCGCATCATTGCCGCCACCAACCAGGACCTGGCCGCCGCCGTGCGCGACGGCCGCATGCGCGCCGACTTCTACCACCGCCTCAGCGTCTACCCGCTGCAGGTGCCGCCGCTGCGCGCCCGCGAAGGCGATGTGCTGGTGCTGGCCGGCTACTTTCTGGAGCGCACGCGCTCGCAGTTCGGACTGGACGGGGTGCGGCTGGAAGCCGCCGCCCAGGCCGCCCTGCTGGCCCACCGCTGGCCGGGCAATGTGCGCGAGCTGGAACACTGCATCCGCCGTGCCGTGCTGCACGCCCTGCGCCGCCCGCGCCCTCCCACTGCGCCGCTCGGCATCCACGCACAGGATCTGGCGCTGGTGCCCAGCTCAAAGGCGTCCACGCACCCCGGCGATCCTGCCGAGGACCCGGGCAGCCTGCCGCCTGCCGACCCGGCCGCCAGCGCCGTGGCCGATCCCACGGACACCGGTCTGCGCCAGGCCGTGGCCCGCTACGAACGGCAACTGGTGCAGCAAGCGCTGGAAGCCCATGGCTACCGCTGGGCGCCCGCCGCCCGCGCCCTGCAGCTGGACCGCGCCAATCTGCAGCGCCTGGCCAAGCGGCTGGGGCTACACGCGCCCGGCAGCCCGCCTCCGCTGCGCTAG